The nucleotide sequence TCCTGTTTCTGCCTCTTACCTTTTCTCCTGCCCTTGCATTCCCGAGCAAGTGTTCCTCCTTTCCACAGCTGTTCCAAGTTAGGGACTGGATCTTGAAGGCAGTTCTCTCCCACTTCCATCTCCACTAAAagatttctttccatattttcttcaAGGCAAAACAAAAGACTGGCTTTGGCTAAGCCACCCTCTTGCCACAATTATAACCTGGGGGTAAATTAGGGCAGCTAGTTTGAGTGAGTTCCTGCCACCTAATAGAATAAGGAACACAGTTGCCTGATAATTTGGTCAGAAGGTGAAAGTTGGGGGCGTAGCCCAAATTATGAGGCGGGAGTCTAAGAAAGATGTTCCTGGACTAGCCAGCCTCTGTCAGGATAAGCAATTAGTCCCACGCTTGAGCTAACGTCCTGTGCTAGCAAGCACCAGCATCCAGCCAGCATCTGAAGTTCAGTGAAGATACGCCACCATCTGGATAGTGAGCTGAAGGGTTGTTAAGAGCAGGGAGTACATCCAGGAGAGGATGGAGTGGTGGGGATACAAAGTACCCGGAGCTGAAAGTCTTCCTTCAGGCTCCTCGGTTCCCTTGAAGGGAAGGCAAATCTGAGCGTATTCGCTTTTATAGGAAAAACGCTGCACTGTATCTCGCCTTTGCTGGGGGAATTGGAAAGGTTTCCATTCTCAGATACTTCTTTAACGAAAGCTTACCCTGGATTGGGAGAGGGGACACTAGACAGAGTGCAGAACTAGAGAAAATGGAGGCAGGAACCGCCCTCAGAAAGTCTTGAAGTGAGAAAGGACGTTAACGCCAGTCCCAAGTTGATGCTTTTGTGATGCTACTTGCTCTCTTTGCGGTCTCACAGACGCAACATGTCTGAGGCTCCTGAACAAGACTGGGCTGATGGAGCCCCTGACCGGGGGCGCCTTGCGAGCGTCTCCTTTAATAGGCGGGGCCGGAACCCCAACGAGTCCCCGGCTTTGTACGTGTCGGGGGCGGAGCCGCAGACGGCCCTTGCAGCATGGCCGCCGGCGCTGCCGCCGCCTTAGCCTTTCTGAGTCAGGAGAGCCGAGCCCGGGCCGGGGGGTTCGGCGGTCTGCGAGTCCCTGCCCCGGTCACTATGGACAGTTTTTTCTTCGGTATTGAGGAAAGGAGGAGCTGAGGGTGGTgcgggggcagaggcagggctgaagAACAGGAAAGCAGATGGGTGCAGGACGTGGGTGGGGGCGGAGGGGGCCTCACACGCGGCAGTTGGAGCGGAAGGGGGTAGCCAGGCCCCTGCCCTAGTCGTGCTGGGCGGGGTCCGGGCCGAGCGCTCCAGGTTTTCCTGAGGAGCGGGCGTGTGAATGGCCGGTCAGCCCATGGCTGCACGTGAACGGGATTCGGAGAAACGCCCCCGCACACTCACCCTGTTCTCTCTTCCAGGCTGTGAGCTCTCAGGCCATACCCGCTCTTTCACCTTCAAGGTAGAGGAAGAGGATGATGCGGAGCACGTGCTGGCTTTGACCATGGTAAGGGGCGGGTAAGGGGAGTGGCGGGGAATAGGTTGACCTGAGCGGGCCTCTACCCGCgtgtctcttcccctcccccgctTTACTGGGAGTCACCTCCTCTGCTTAACCCCCACATGGGGGTTCCCTGGCCAGGTGATCCAGGGACCCCTGAGGCTGGGCAAGTCGTAGGGTAGATGCCTCCGTTTGTGGTCTCCACCCTCACTGGGGAGACTCTGAGGCCCTGTGTAcccttcccagctctgcctcacTGAGGGGGCCAAAGATGAGTGTAATGTGGTAGAAGTCGTGGCCCGGAATCATGACCACCAGGAGATCGCAGTCCCTGTGGCCAACCTCAAGTTGTCCTGCCAACCCATGGTGAGTTCCCTTGGGGGATTGGGAGATAGGAATTGAGGACTTCAGGATTTCTCACAAGATGGGGTGGGCCAGACcttcatccttgtcttcttcccagCTCAGTTTGGATGACTTCCAGCTCCAACCACCTGTAACCTTCCGCCTGAAGTCAGGTTCTGGCCCTGTGCGGATCACTGGGCGGCACCAGATTGGTGAGAGTCTTCTCCTTTGCCTCCAGTAGACTGTCCATCAGGACTCCTACCCCACCCCAGCCTTATCTCCCAGTGCGGTTCCTATACAGACTTTGTATGCTGTGCCCTCCACTTACTGTCCTACTCAAGCCGTTCTTCATGGAACCTGTCTCGGCTTTTTTAGCTCCAGTGGTGTGGACTCCTTTGGCTCTTTGTTATCTAGTTTAGTATCTGAGGTTTTTCCCACCTAGACCATAAGTTCTGGGAGGTCAGGGTCCCTACAAGCTTAGAGCCACAGGGCATGAATAAATGACCTGTAGTATGAAGGGGGTATGGCTTTaacttctcttcctccctttacTGCTTGTGTGTCTACCAGTTACTATAAGCAATGATGTTTCTGAGGAAGAGAGCGAAGAAGAGGGCAGTGAGGAGGAGGAAGCTGAGTTGTGCCCCATCCTGCCTGCCAAGAAGCAGGGGGGCAGGTTCTAACCCTCCCTGGTGAGTTGGGTGGGAGGCATGCCcaccagggcctgggaggggacaggaggaGCAGATTTGGACCTAGATGCTGACCCCTTGTTTGCTCTCTTCAGGTCAGCTAGCTGCCTGCCACATGCACCATGCACCAGGTTCCTGTACAAGTTTCAAGAATTTTGTGTCTTTTCCATTGAAGAGGATGGgtagtggtggggtggggtgggtggggtttGGTCTGGTGCTAGGAGAGAGGGGGTCCCATTCTCCATAGTGCCCTGGTGTTCTAATCCTGTACCACATCCAGAGCTTCCCTTTTCTTCAGGAGTGGGAGGAACTCTGAACTTCCATCCTgaccctctctccccacttgcCTGTGAGGTTGGAGGTCAGCACCTGAAGCTCAGGACtacacatttttaacatttttttacatttttggatAAAGGTTGAAATAAAGTGGTGTGGAGTTTTTTCTGCAGCTCATTTGTGTGGCTTCTTTCCCTGCTGGGGTGGCATTCCCCTAGGGACCACCAGGTGGCACTGTGGCAGCACAAAGGGTGGccctgggcctgggggagggTGAGGAAATGTGGGATCCTGCTCTTCCCAGGGCCCTGGGACTAGCCCAGGCCTGGGCCCCAAATGCCTTCCTAGAAGAGGACCTCCCAACACCAAGCTCGTTCCCAGTCCTTAAAGGTGGGGGAGGGCCATCCCAGGAGGTTATCAGCATCAAAACAAGGGGTCTGGGCCTCTGTCAGCACTCAGGCTGATGGGCAGGGGGACAGATAAGGGGGCTTAAGCAGCACGAGGAATGTGCATCCCTAGCCCCATGAGGGGGCTCAAGCCCTGAGAGGGCCTGTGAGGGGTAGGGTAGAGGCCAGTCTTTGCTCCTCATTGCAGGCATGCAGGCCATCTCTGAGCCAGCCTGGGCCCTTAGAAACCTGATTCCAGGGGCCAGATGGAGGGGGCTGGCCAGATTGGGTGACAGGGAAACCAGAACCTGGGTGGCCTGGCATATGGGGGTAGAGAGGAGCCCCTGGGATTCAGCCTCCTGGGCTAAGGGGTTCCTGCCCCCCAGCCCTCTGcctggtctgtgtgtgtgtgggggggcggtCTCTGGTGCCTGAAATAAGGTGGTTCTAGGGCTTGGCTGCTGCTGtgccaggaagagaaagggatGTACCTGGTGTGAGCATGAGTGTGTATATGACCAAGTCTGAGGTCAGCAGTTCAGCAGCTGTGTCggttggggggtggtgggaggggtggtCTCCGTGccccataaacaaacaaacaaacaaagggtTACCTCATGAGACAGCCTGGGGCCAGACATGCTGAGGAGGGAcagagaacagtgcctggtgggACCCGGCCCACTCCCTCCACTCTCTCCCACACTGGCCTCTGGGCAAAGGAGTGAACAAGTGGGAGGGGTCCCTAGATAACCCGAAGAGGCTGGTATTGGGGCAGGTGTGGTAAACTTTGGAGAGTGTTTCCCACAACACTGAAAAGCACTCCCTCCTCAACACATCCCTGGGGGAGTTTCCCTTCTCCCCGTGGTGAGGACCAAACAGGTCTGATTTTTAACCTGGCTTTTTCCTCAAGTTGAGGATAAAGGAAGATGATCCCTCTCTCTGTTGCGGTGATCAGGGTCGCAggcccctttctcttctccaggaCTTTCTTGAAGTGCTTCCACCAGGAACCGGGGTGGAGGGGGCAGCCAGAATGGAACCATTCACCTACCCGCGGCACGGGGTCAGGAGGTAGAGGGGAAGGTGGAGCTGGCGCCCTCTGGTGGGCGAGGTTGAAACCGCCTGTGGCCGTGCGGCTTCCCGCGCCGCCTCTCTAGGGGCTCTTAGGGGTACGCCGCGGTGCAGGGTCCTACGTGCCCCGCCAGTGGTCTGGGCGACTAAGGCCGACTTCATTTGTTCGTTCATTCACGCATTGGAAGGGCTCCTGTTAGaacccttcccttcttcctctcgtCTATAGCCTCCAAAGTCCTTGGCACGTGCATGGTTGAAGGCGCAGTAGCCTGGCTGAGTGCAGCGAAGAGTCATCCCTCGTGGGAAGCCTCCCCAGCAGACATATCTACCCCCTGTGCGTGGCCCCGCCCAAATATTTACACCCCGCGACGCGGCTGATCTCTCATTGTACGCCTTTGCTGGTTTCTTGGTGGGTCTTTCCCGCGGCCCCGGCCGGCGCCGAGCGCTCTCCTGCCCGCGGTGGGGGCCCAATCCACATCTGCTTCGTCCAGGAGTTTCCCGGCCCGACGGGGCGCCCGGCGGACAGAGCTGGgaattgttttttctccttccccgCCCCCGCCTCTCCTCGATCCCCCTTTCTGCCCTCTCAGCGCACAGTAGGAGAGTTGCCAATTCACTTTGGCCCCTGAGAGCTGAGGGATGAAGGCTTACGCCAGGGTCTGCAGACTcttggaggaggggcaggactGTATTTGGGGGGTGAAGTGGGACGACTCCCAGACCCGGGCCTAAAGTGCTTAACACAGCCTCCGCGATTTACATTTGAACGGTCGGCGGAGGGTCTGCGGCGCTTTGAACGCCGGGCGCAGGAGGCGCGCGTTTGAGCGAGCGGCGATCCAGGCGGCCCCGGCCGGTTGGTGTGGATTTGAGGGGCCTGGGGTTGTGCTGCGGGGGCGACCGATGCACTTGGAAAGAGGCTGAAGGTGTGTGTTTAGAGGGGCTATTTGTGTTGGCGagaggtgtgtgtttgtgcttgCAGGAGGCGAtggacactgtgtgtgtgtgtttgtgtgtgtgtgtgtgtgtatttgtgtttgcGGAGTGTGGAGGCAGCCGGGAAAGGTGGCCGGCTGTCACTCAGCGATCAGGTTGACAGGCGCTCCCTCATCAGGGCCAGGGAGCTCTGATTGCAGATTCGAGGAAACAAAATAGCAATTGTAATTACGGGGCTTTGATAAGATAAAGGAAGGAGCGAGCTGGCCGGGAGGTGAGTAAGAGAGCAAGGGAGGAGAGAGCGGCCTGCTGGGGCCCCGATGGAATATTTGCATCTGTCACTCACGGGGGTGTGCCCTGGCAGTACCTGGTGCCTGATGCGGAGGTGTCCTTATTGCTGCCCCCCTCCTTCTAGAGACACGGACTTTTGGGGAGGTGAGAAGAATCCCCCAAAATCGACGAAGGTCCAGTTGGGGGAGATTCTCCAAATATAAAGGAATTCTGGTTTGTGCAGGCCCCTTGATGGAGGTTAAGGTGTAGGACTCAAACTCTGACCTCCACACTTTTAGGCCCTGGATTGCTCACctctgggggagagggaggagggtagATTAAGATCATTGAGGTTCAGCCCAGCTCCTTCAAAACATTCTGGGGCTCCAAACCAGGGTTGGTGGAGACAGGTTGGACTGTCTCCACCCCAGTCTGGGGAAGGACAGGTGCCCAGAGTGACTCAGGTTGTGACTCCAGGACTATGCACACTAAGGATGGGCTGGATGCCCTGACCTCTGTCTGGGTCCTGCTCCCTGCTGTTCTCATCAGACTATTTTCAGAGGGCTGGGTCCCTGGTGAGGAGAAGGCCCTTCTCATGCTCTGCTCCCCATCTCTCCACTCATTGTTTAATGCatacaaataaacattttcaagggcctactatgtgcaggGCATGAGGTTAAGATGGTGAACATCTTGCCTGCTTGAAGCAGTGCAGCTGGGGAGTTAGACACCCAACAAGTGGCTGGCAACCTCTAAGACAGAGGAGCTCAAATGAAGGAAATGTGCTGGTCTGGGCTGTGGGCACCGGAGCCCACGGCacctgtcttcccccagtgggccCACCTCCCAGTGGGGTTGAGAGAAGATGGTGCAAACCCAGCCCTTAGCAAAtacaagtgctcagtaaatggtggtGCTTATGATTATTATCTGTTGGGAGGGTGGTGAAAGCAAGCCTCCCCGTAGAGGACCCACATGCACTGAGGTCTAAATGCTCAGCCAGTTTCCCCATTATTCATTCATCGAATACTAGTTGCAGAACAACCCCTGCCCAGCTCTCTGCCATGAGCTGTAGCTTCTGAGCTAGTAAGACATGGTCCTTGCCAGGCGGTCTGTGTGGGCAAGAGCCAGTTGAGGGAACAGACTCCTGGAGGTGGGTAAcaggtgggctcaggaagtctACTTCTCTGGGGAGGGATGAGATCTTGGGACAAGTCTTCTGACTCTGTTTTCCCATCTAGACCTCACTCAGTGTTAGCGTTATGGCTGGGAGTAGGAAAGGTAGGCCACAGAGAAAGGGGAGGTAGGCAGAACTTTGCTGTGCTGCCTACTGCCTCTGGCCTAACGGCTTCCTGGGACCACCCCAACCCCTCCAGCCCAATCCCCAAGGACATGGCCGGGGCAGTAGGGCAGGGGAGGTCTTGGGTGAGGCCAGCAGCTGGGCAAAGCATCAGTGACTCCACCTGCTCCTCAGAAGTATCTGTCCCAGGGCACCTCTGCCCACCCAGGCTGCTCTCAAAGAAGCACCATGGCTCAGGGTTTCTCAAAGCCCCTGGAGGGAAGAAACGAGCGGCTGGGAAAGGCTTAGACGACTCCTTACCTTCTTgatactccccctcccccacagttGACACAAAGCCAGCAGTTCATGTCTAGTACACAGTAGGTGTGTAAATGCCTGTTCAATGCACAAATATTGGGACTCTGAGAGAAAAAGCTGGGCAACCTGGATCTAAGTCCCTTCCCCAGGAAAAGCAGCTGAGAGCAGTTATTTTTGCGCCCTCTGCCTGCTTCTTTGGTGGGGGGGTTGAGGGTGGTGGCAGTGACTCTGCGTCTTACCAGGGACCTCTGGGCTCTCCCATAGTTGGCTGTGGTTCCTCTCAAGCTTCAGGCTAGtgtgtatgggggtggggggggggtacgGGGCAGGGGTGATGGTGATaatgggggcaggaaggggaggagaagatgTTTCTCCATCTCAGGGCCTTCTTGGAGACTGAGCGAGACAGGGGAGACCGGCAAGGCAGGGTACTCAGCCGAAAGATGGGAGTGGGTGTCGGGTCCCCGACGCAAGCATGCACTGACAGAGAGGAGCGCACAGCAGTTCACTCCAGTGTTAGCAGCCACTTGCAGGCGGCGGGCCCAAGCGAAGCACACAGTAGGCGGCTCAGAGAACCGCCGTATAGCCTGAGGCGTAAGTGGACAGGGTCCCACGGTGGAGACCGGGCACCTTCCCACTCGGGCTCACCGGCGGTCCAGGAAGCTCCAGCCGAGGGTCTCGGGACTCCACGGGGTGGGAAACCCGAGGTGCCCCCCATCCCCGCCCGCCTGGACCCCAAGAGCGCGCCAGGGGACAggccggggttggggggaggcgCCCACACCGGCCGCCCCCCCCAGACGGtccccagacccctcccctcGCCCAGACCCCCAATCCCATACCCGCcggccgccccgccccggcccgccccgcccccgccccgggctGGGTCCCGGCCCCCGCTCCCAGCCGGGGGCTGCGGGCTCCGGCCGCCCGCCCCGCGCTCCCCCCTCACGCCCGGTGCGGCGCCCCCCGccgccaccctcccctcccctccccctcccttcccacttACCCACCCCCCCCTGCCGGCCCGTTACCCTCCCTCCCGCTCCGGCTCCTCAGCAGCCAGCGGCCACCGGCTCCGGCTGCGGCGCAGAGGCACTCGGCGCGGCGCGGCGAGCTCGACATTCCCTGGGACCTAAGGAGCCGCGTCGGGATCGCCCGGGCTCCCGCCCTCGAGCcttcctccgccgccgccgccgccctcgGCTCGTCTGTCCGCGGCCTCCCGCGCACCGGCGTGATCCCGCCGGGGCTGTGCGTGCTCCCCGGCCGCGCGCCATGGGCAGCCCCCGATCGGCGCTGAGCTGCCTGTGAGTACCGCCGCCCCGCGCCCCCGGCCGCgctcccgcccgcccgccgctCACCCTGCGCCCCTCTCTCCCCGCCCGCTTTTGTCTCCCACAGGCTGTTGCACTTGCTGGTTCTCTGCCTCCAAGCCCAGGTAAGGCGCGCTGCGCGGAGGCGGGGGCCGGAGCCGGCGGGGGACGCCGGGGGGCAAGGTCGGGCAGGGGCAAGAGGACCGACCCTGCGGCCGCGCGGCGGGCTGGAAGGCACCTTAGAAATGCAACCCCTAACTACCCCGAGGAGGGAACTAAGGAACAGAGAGGTAGcgcctgcctaaggtcacacagccagcgaGTGGCGAGGCTAGAACCCGAGGTCTCGGAGTCCAGCTCTGTCTCCCACGCCTCCCAGCCAGGTGGGGGTGGATGGGGAACTCTGCGGGCAGCCACACCCGGCCGCCGAGGATGGAGGCATTCGGGGCCCGGGGGCGTTCGTTGTCAGAGGTACGGTGACTGTCTCAGGGACCCTCTCCGCGGCTCTCTGGGGAGGCTTGCGGCGGGACTGGCCGAAGGATCAGGTGCCTAGGTCCTCTGCGGTCTCAACATTTGCTCCGTGAATTTGTCTTTATAAATGTCAGGGGTCGGGCAGCGCTGCCTCCCGACTTAAAAGCGCCCTGCTCTTCTAGGAAGGCCCGGGAGGGGGGCCTGCGCTGGGCAGGGAGCTCGCTTCCCTGTTCCGAGCTGGCCGGGAGTCCCAGGGTGTTTCCCAACAGGTGGGTCCAGATCCTTCTCCATCCCGGGCTCATCCATGCTAGGACTGGTCTGTCCGACTttcctgggtgggggtggggggcgggtggcCTGAGCTGGTATGTTGGGGGGACCCCAGCCGGCTGCCTGGGGCAGTGGAGGGAGGTGCCGGGTGATGGGGGCCACTTGGGCCCCTGGGCAGAGTAGCATTATAATGGCGTGTtgtgtatttttcaatttcctaAAGGTAACTGTTCAGTCCTCACCTAATTTTACACAGCATGTGAGGGAGCAGAGCCTGGTGACGGATCAGCTCAGCCGCCGTCTCATCCGGACCTACCAACTCTACAGCCGCACCAGCGGGAAGCACGTGCAGGTCCTGGCCAACAAGCGCATCAACGCCATGGCAGAAGACGGGGACCCCTTTGGTAAGGCGAGCTGCGCTGCAGTGGGGTAAAGGTAGCCTGTGGAACGGGCCCCTCTTCCCCAGGCTGCCCTGCTATGACTGGACCTACCAGTCACATCTGCGCTGGCCAGAGGCCTGCATACTCCCCAGCTCAGAAGGGAAGGAGTTAAGGCGAAAAAGTATCTTGGGGGTCAGCTGGAGAAGAGAGGGTTGGGGAAGGGACCTCGGGGAGTACTCGGCCCACAGGTGCCCCTTCCCTGCCCAGCAGATGAATGAATCCAGGAATCTCCCTTTCCACCTCCCCCTTTCATACCCCTCCCCACTGCAGGTGGAGGCAGAGGGTTCAGggggagggggcccaggtttAAGGGAAGTTCTTGAAAGAGGATATGTCGCCAGGGCCCACAAAAGGAGAgtgggaaagagaagggagagaaatccCTTCAGCTCTCCCAGCTTGGGGGGGTGTTGCTGTGAACCTTTAAATACTTTGATCAGAAGGGTCAGTTACACATGGGGACTAGGCTAGGAAAAGGGCCCTCCCCTCTGCACTTGTCCAGGAACCCAGGCGGTCAGTCAGAGTGGGGCT is from Globicephala melas chromosome 16, mGloMel1.2, whole genome shotgun sequence and encodes:
- the NPM3 gene encoding nucleoplasmin-3 produces the protein MAAGAAAALAFLSQESRARAGGFGGLRVPAPVTMDSFFFGCELSGHTRSFTFKVEEEDDAEHVLALTMLCLTEGAKDECNVVEVVARNHDHQEIAVPVANLKLSCQPMLSLDDFQLQPPVTFRLKSGSGPVRITGRHQIVTISNDVSEEESEEEGSEEEEAELCPILPAKKQGGRF